In Janibacter sp. CX7, a single genomic region encodes these proteins:
- a CDS encoding alpha-ketoglutarate-dependent dioxygenase AlkB — protein MQALQSSLFDTADSPTLGDLDRRHRRFLDGTAWLDLLPGWACGSDEVLTTLLHEVPWRAERRQMYDSVVDVPRLQCFYGEGEALPHPLLTDMREQLSAHYAIELGEPFVTAGLCLYRDGEDSVAWHGDRIGRSREQDTMIAIVSLGSARHLSLRPRDGGVSQRVSLGHGDLVVMGGACQRTWDHAVPKTSAAVGPRVSIQFRVAGVR, from the coding sequence ATGCAGGCGCTCCAGTCCTCGCTCTTCGACACGGCCGACTCCCCGACGCTCGGTGACCTCGACCGGCGGCACCGCCGCTTCCTCGACGGCACCGCCTGGCTCGACCTGCTGCCCGGGTGGGCCTGCGGCAGCGACGAGGTCCTGACGACGCTGCTGCACGAGGTGCCGTGGCGGGCCGAGCGCCGGCAGATGTACGACTCCGTCGTCGACGTGCCTCGCCTGCAGTGCTTCTACGGCGAAGGGGAGGCCCTCCCCCACCCGCTGCTCACCGACATGCGCGAGCAGCTCTCGGCCCACTACGCGATCGAGCTCGGCGAGCCCTTCGTCACCGCCGGCCTGTGCCTCTACCGCGACGGCGAGGACTCCGTCGCGTGGCACGGCGACCGGATCGGCCGCAGCCGCGAGCAGGACACGATGATCGCCATCGTCTCCCTCGGCTCGGCGAGGCACCTCTCCCTTCGCCCTCGCGATGGCGGTGTCTCGCAACGGGTCTCGCTCGGCCACGGAGACCTCGTCGTCATGGGCGGCGCCTGCCAGCGGACCTGGGACCACGCCGTGCCCAAGACCTCGGCCGCCGTCGGGCCCCGCGTCTCGATCCAGTTCCGCGTGGCCGGAGTCCGCTGA
- the recO gene encoding DNA repair protein RecO → MPLYRDSGVVLRTHKLGEADRIITVLTRGRGKVRAVAKGVRRTKSKFGARLEPGMHVDLQCYEGRNLDTVTQAESLDPWGDQIARDYSRWTAASAMLETADRLTEEGEMAVQQFLLLAGALRSLAHAEHAPELSLDAYLLRALAVAGWAPSFHDCAQCGEPGPHRAFHVAHGGVLCRSCRVPGASAPAPETLELLAALLTGDWAAADTSLDRHRREGSGLTAAFLQWHLERGVLSLRHVDRTRPDPTPSQRTG, encoded by the coding sequence GTGCCCCTCTACCGCGACTCCGGGGTCGTCCTGCGCACCCACAAGCTGGGTGAGGCCGACCGGATCATCACCGTGCTCACGCGCGGCCGGGGCAAGGTCCGCGCAGTGGCGAAGGGGGTCCGCCGCACGAAGTCGAAGTTCGGCGCCCGCCTCGAGCCGGGCATGCACGTCGACCTCCAGTGCTACGAGGGGCGCAACCTCGACACCGTGACCCAGGCCGAGTCGCTCGACCCGTGGGGTGACCAGATCGCCCGCGACTACTCGCGCTGGACCGCTGCCTCGGCGATGCTCGAGACCGCCGACCGGCTCACCGAGGAGGGCGAGATGGCGGTGCAGCAGTTCCTCCTGCTCGCCGGCGCGCTGCGCTCGCTCGCCCACGCCGAGCACGCCCCCGAGCTCAGCCTCGACGCCTACCTCCTGCGTGCCCTGGCCGTCGCCGGCTGGGCGCCGAGCTTCCACGACTGCGCCCAGTGCGGCGAGCCGGGCCCGCACCGCGCCTTCCACGTCGCCCACGGCGGCGTGCTCTGCCGCAGCTGCCGCGTGCCCGGCGCCTCCGCGCCCGCACCCGAGACCCTCGAGCTGCTCGCCGCCCTGCTCACCGGCGACTGGGCAGCCGCTGACACCTCCCTCGACCGCCACCGGCGCGAGGGCTCCGGCCTGACCGCGGCCTTCCTCCAGTGGCACCTCGAGCGCGGGGTGCTCTCCCTTCGTCACGTCGACCGCACCCGCCCCGACCCCACCCCATCGCAGAGGACCGGATGA
- a CDS encoding isoprenyl transferase — MSRYETPFAHPSGATPPPVPADLVPGHVAIVMDGNGRWANQRGLPRTKGHEAGEGALLDVVAGALDIGVKHLSTYAFSTENWRRSPEEVRFLMGFNRDVIRRRRDQLHAWGVRMRWVGRRPRLWSSVIKELEIAQEMTRDNDALTLYFCVNYGGRAEIADGVRRIAEDVKAGRLKGSGIDERTIARYLTEPTMPDVDLFLRSSGEQRTSNFLLWQSAYAEMVFQDTLWPDYDRRHLWEAIETYAQRERRYGGAVDAPTTGSA; from the coding sequence ATGAGCCGCTACGAGACCCCGTTCGCCCACCCGAGCGGAGCGACGCCCCCGCCCGTGCCCGCCGACCTCGTGCCCGGGCACGTCGCGATCGTCATGGACGGCAACGGCCGCTGGGCCAACCAGCGCGGCCTGCCGCGGACCAAGGGCCACGAGGCCGGCGAGGGGGCGCTGCTCGACGTCGTCGCCGGCGCGCTCGACATCGGGGTCAAGCACCTGTCGACCTATGCCTTCTCCACGGAGAACTGGCGCCGTTCGCCCGAGGAGGTGCGCTTCCTCATGGGCTTCAACCGTGACGTCATCCGCCGCCGCCGCGACCAGCTGCACGCATGGGGCGTGCGCATGCGCTGGGTCGGTCGGCGTCCGCGGCTGTGGAGCTCGGTCATCAAGGAGCTCGAGATCGCCCAGGAGATGACCCGCGACAACGACGCGCTGACGCTCTACTTCTGCGTCAACTACGGAGGTCGCGCCGAGATCGCCGACGGCGTGCGGCGCATCGCCGAGGACGTCAAGGCGGGCCGGCTCAAGGGCTCGGGCATCGACGAGCGCACCATCGCGCGCTATCTCACCGAGCCGACCATGCCCGACGTCGACCTCTTCCTGCGCAGCTCGGGGGAGCAGCGCACGAGCAACTTCCTGCTCTGGCAGTCGGCCTATGCCGAGATGGTCTTCCAGGACACGCTGTGGCCCGACTACGACCGCCGCCACCTGTGGGAGGCCATCGAGACCTACGCCCAGCGCGAGCGGCGGTACGGCGGCGCGGTGGACGCGCCCACCACGGGGAGCGCCTGA